ACCAATTTACCATAACGCATCCCGGCTTTGGGCCATCTTTGGTCGCGACTCAATCACAAAATCCTCGACGTAGCGCTGCTACGCCTGCGGTTTTGTTCAATCGGCGCAACCAAATCTGACCCAGATCCGGGCGCGATCCAGGCAAATTAGTATTTTCCGAGTCCCTTAGAAGCTCTCGAATCCATATTATTGATTCGAAGTTCATAGCATTTTCCCAAATAAATCCCCCGCGTCATGCCATTCAGTAGGAGGCAAATATTTTGAGAATAATGATCGTTGGAGCCGGCAAGGTGGGCTACCACTTGAGTGAGAAACTCAGCGCCGAGGGCCAAGATGTTGTCCTCGTTGATTCCGACAAGGCAAAGCTACGCCGCATTGAAAAGGATCTCAATATCCTCACGGTGCATGGCAGCGGCGCTTCAGTCCGCATCCTCGAAGAAGCAGGCATCCAGCATACCGATCTCTTTATCGCAGTTACCGACAGTGATGAGGTCAACCTGATTGCCTGCATTGTTTCCAAGCAGTACAGGGTAAAAACTCGAATTGCCAGAGTTCGAAGTGAGGATTTTTTTGCTCAAGGATTACCGCTATGCGAGAGTTCCCTCGGCATTGATCTGCTGATCAGCCCGGACATTGCCATGGCCGACGAAGTGATGAAGATGAGTATTCATTCCGAGGCCTTTGAGGTCGCCGAGTTTGCTGGCGGACATGTGGTAGTTCTCGGATATGCCGTCAATCAGGGCAATCCATGTGTTGGGCTCTCACTGCAAATGATAAAGAAACTGCCAGGGGTCATCGTTGCTATAATCCGAGGCGCCAAGACCATTATCCCGCGCGGCGGCGACTGCATTGAGGCCGGAGATAAAATGTATATCGCCACCCGCAAGGAAGACATCTCCGAGATGGAAAAGCTCTTTAATTTCGAGAGCAGAATTCCTCGCAAGGTCTTCATCATCGGCGGCGGCATTATCGGTTCACTGGTTGCAAAACGAATGGAGAAGGCGGGCATTGATGTCCGCTTGGTGGAAAAAAATCCCGACAGTTGCGAGAACTTAACGGAACAGTTCAAGAACACCATCGTGCTGAACTGTGACGGTCTTGAAGCCAGCGACCTCCTTGATGAAGGAATCGATCAGGCAGACCTGGTAATTTCAGTAACCGATAGCGATACGGCGAATATTTTGTCAAGTCTCCTAGCCAAACATCATGGGGCAAAAAAGTGCATTACCCGAATAACTCGACCTGATTTCATCCCCATGCTCGGCAAATTGGGGATTGACGTGGCCTTGAGCCCTCGGCTGGTGGCAGCTAATATGATTCTCCGATT
The genomic region above belongs to Desulfobulbaceae bacterium and contains:
- the trkA gene encoding Trk system potassium transporter TrkA; this encodes MRIMIVGAGKVGYHLSEKLSAEGQDVVLVDSDKAKLRRIEKDLNILTVHGSGASVRILEEAGIQHTDLFIAVTDSDEVNLIACIVSKQYRVKTRIARVRSEDFFAQGLPLCESSLGIDLLISPDIAMADEVMKMSIHSEAFEVAEFAGGHVVVLGYAVNQGNPCVGLSLQMIKKLPGVIVAIIRGAKTIIPRGGDCIEAGDKMYIATRKEDISEMEKLFNFESRIPRKVFIIGGGIIGSLVAKRMEKAGIDVRLVEKNPDSCENLTEQFKNTIVLNCDGLEASDLLDEGIDQADLVISVTDSDTANILSSLLAKHHGAKKCITRITRPDFIPMLGKLGIDVALSPRLVAANMILRFVRGGGKIVSVASLMGSDAEVIELKVPDKKQFQNVALKDLHFPAGAILGAIVKTGKGDVIIPSGNTVIKPDDNLVIFCTKAAIGAVESFFAE